In Cucurbita pepo subsp. pepo cultivar mu-cu-16 chromosome LG04, ASM280686v2, whole genome shotgun sequence, the following are encoded in one genomic region:
- the LOC111793499 gene encoding 7-deoxyloganetin glucosyltransferase-like translates to MMTSDKPHAVCIPVPLLSHVMAMLNVAKLLHQRGFFITFVITDYVHKRIIKSRGPNSLDGILNFQFKTIADGIMPEDADIEAPQDLASICIAISNHFLAPFSCLLSQLNHEPTPPVSCIVSDGCMSSFTIKAAMEFNVPIAHLWTVSPCSLLGYMHFDELVKRGVTPFKDESYLTNDYLKTTIDWIPGMKNIRLKDLPSFIRTTDPNDIFLNFKVEQTKWTRKACAIILNTFDALDHEVLDALSSLLPPIYTIGPLHLLSRQIKDQSEEAIATNFWEDNHECITWLDSKEPNSVIYVNFGSITIMTLNQITEFAWGLANSKKSFLWIVRPDLVKSDSPILSHDFLEETKGIGMIARWCAQEEVLNHPSIKGFLTHNGWNSTLESICVGVPMISWPYFSDQLTTCRYCCEKWGIALEIDNDVKRDGVESCIKELMEGKKGEDMKAKVMELKSKAEESYRLGGSSYLNFDKLITEVLLSQCYLGVKKS, encoded by the exons ATGATGACGAGTGATAAGCCTCATGCTGTGTGCATACCAGTTCCACTTCTAAGTCATGTTATGGCAATGCTAAATGTTGCAAAACTTCTCCACCAAAGAGGCTTTTTCATAACATTTGTCATCACAGACTATGTTCATAAGCGCATAATCAAGTCTAGAGGCCCCAATTCTCTTGATGGCATTCTTAACTTTCAGTTCAAAACCATTGCCGATGGTATTATGCCGGAGGATGCTGATATTGAGGCACCACAGGACTTGGCCTCTATTTGTATAGCCATTTCTAACCATTTCTTAGCTCCATTTAGTTGCCTACTTTCTCAACTCAATCATGAGCCTACACCGCCAGTTAGTTGCATTGTTAGTGATGGTTGTATGTCGTCGTTCACTATTAAAGCTGCCATGGAATTTAACGTTCCTATTGCACACTTGTGGACTGTTAGTCCTTGCAGCTTGCTGGGTTATATGCACTTTGATGAACTTGTCAAGCGAGGGGTAACTCCATTTAAAG ATGAGAGCTATTTAACCAATGACTATCTCAAAACTACTATAGATTGGATTCCAGGGATGAAGAATATAAGACTTAAGGATCTACCAAGTTTCATAAGAACAACAGATCCAAATGAtatctttttgaattttaaggtCGAGCAAACAAAGTGGACTCGAAAAGCATGTGCTATTATATTGAACACTTTTGATGCACTAGATCATGAAGTTTTGGATGCTCTTTCTTCATTGCTTCCTCCAATTTATACTATTGGTCCACTTCACTTACTTTCAAGGCAAATCAAGGACCAAAGTGAAGAAGCAATAGCTACAAATTTTTGGGAAGATAATCATGAGTGCATCACATGGCTTGATTCTAAGGAACCTAACTCAGTGATTTACGTAAATTTTGGAAGCATAACTATAATGACACTTAACCAAATCACTGAGTTTGCATGGGGACTTGCAAACAGCAAAAAATCCTTTTTATGGATCGTAAGGCCTGATCTTGTGAAGAGCGATTCACCAATTTTATCCCATGATTTTCTTGAAGAAACAAAGGGAATTGGGATGATAGCTAGATGGTGTGCTCAAGAGGAGGTTCTAAATCACCCATCAATAAAAGGGTTTTTAACTCATAATGGATGGAATTCAACCCTTGAAAGCATATGTGTTGGAGTGCCAATGATATCATGGCCATACTTTAGCGATCAACTAACAACTTGTCGATATTGTTGTGAAAAATGGGGCATTGCATTGGAAATAGATAATGATGTGAAGAGAGATGGAGTTGAGAGTTGTATCAAAGAGCTaatggaaggaaagaaaggcGAAGACATGAAAGCCAAAGTCATGGAGTTGAAAAGCAAAGCTGAGGAATCATATAGACTTGGAGGCTCTTCTTACCTTAACTTTGACAAGCTTATAACCGAAGTTCTATTATCGCAATGTTATCTTGGAGTGAAGAAGTCGTAG